A genomic window from Archaeoglobus profundus DSM 5631 includes:
- a CDS encoding flavin reductase family protein produces MRYAYRLLHPRPALVVVAKNEKTNAMALAWHMPVEESKVAIAVDRENYTYELIAKSKEFTLNVLSIDKLDLIWKVGTYSGREIDKIKEFGIELEEGVKIETPHIKGCLGYLECKVLDEIKLEEHSIFIAEIVHAWADKRYFKEVWLEKAKIAMHVGKKFFTTPSEYFKPSE; encoded by the coding sequence ATGAGATACGCCTACAGACTACTCCACCCGAGACCAGCCCTAGTTGTTGTTGCTAAGAATGAAAAGACAAATGCAATGGCTTTAGCTTGGCACATGCCCGTTGAAGAGAGTAAAGTCGCAATAGCTGTGGATAGGGAGAATTACACATACGAACTAATTGCAAAGTCGAAGGAATTCACACTAAACGTTCTTTCAATCGACAAACTCGATTTGATATGGAAGGTTGGGACATATAGCGGAAGAGAGATTGATAAAATTAAAGAGTTCGGGATAGAGCTTGAAGAGGGTGTAAAGATAGAAACACCACACATAAAAGGTTGTTTGGGTTATTTGGAATGCAAGGTTTTGGATGAGATAAAGCTTGAGGAACATTCGATCTTCATAGCTGAAATCGTCCATGCATGGGCTGACAAGAGATACTTTAAGGAAGTCTGGCTTGAAAAAGCTAAGATTGCAATGCATGTTGGCAAAAAATTCTTCACAACACCATCAGAATACTTCAAACCTTCGGAATAA
- the ala gene encoding alanine dehydrogenase has translation METIILTYEDVKELLTMKETIEAVERAFELHGKGLTQMPPKVYLSFEKGDLRAMPAYLEGKAGIKWVNSHPENPKKGLPTVMAVLILNDPETGYPIAIMDGTHITNFRTGAAGAVASKYLARKDSKVFGFVGCGRQAYTQFLALKEIFEIEEVRAYDINEKNAEKFVEFCRKWTEADVKPIEDVCDCDVLTTTTPSRKPVVMNDWIREGTHINAIGADAPGKQELDEKILLRAKIVVDDLEQAIHGGEINVAISKGILKPEDIYASLGEIVAGLKAGRESNDGITVFDSTGLAIQDIAVAKVVYDRAVETGKGLRIDLFRGLV, from the coding sequence ATGGAAACGATCATATTAACCTATGAGGATGTTAAAGAGCTTCTAACGATGAAAGAAACGATTGAAGCTGTAGAAAGGGCTTTTGAGCTTCACGGAAAAGGCCTGACTCAGATGCCACCCAAAGTCTATCTGAGTTTCGAGAAAGGCGACTTGAGGGCCATGCCCGCATACTTGGAAGGTAAGGCTGGAATTAAATGGGTAAATTCGCATCCGGAAAACCCCAAAAAAGGTTTACCTACGGTCATGGCTGTACTCATTCTCAACGACCCAGAAACGGGGTATCCCATTGCAATAATGGATGGTACGCACATAACGAATTTCAGGACAGGTGCGGCTGGGGCTGTTGCGAGCAAATACTTAGCAAGAAAGGACAGCAAGGTTTTCGGCTTTGTTGGGTGTGGTAGGCAGGCTTATACACAGTTTTTGGCTTTGAAAGAAATTTTTGAAATTGAAGAGGTGAGAGCTTACGATATAAATGAGAAAAATGCTGAAAAATTTGTTGAATTCTGTAGAAAGTGGACGGAAGCTGATGTCAAGCCAATTGAAGACGTTTGCGATTGTGATGTCTTGACAACGACAACTCCTTCGAGAAAGCCAGTCGTTATGAACGATTGGATTAGGGAGGGAACACACATAAATGCGATCGGCGCTGATGCTCCGGGAAAGCAGGAGCTTGACGAAAAAATATTACTACGTGCCAAGATTGTTGTTGATGACCTAGAGCAGGCTATACATGGTGGAGAGATAAATGTCGCAATTTCTAAGGGCATTCTTAAGCCAGAAGATATCTATGCAAGCTTGGGTGAAATCGTGGCTGGCTTAAAGGCTGGAAGAGAAAGCAATGATGGGATAACAGTTTTCGACTCAACCGGTCTAGCAATTCAGGATATTGCTGTTGCAAAAGTTGTTTATGACAGAGCCGTGGAGACGGGTAAGGGGTTAAGGATAGATCTCTTCAGGGGATTGGTATGA